Below is a window of Pochonia chlamydosporia 170 chromosome 7, whole genome shotgun sequence DNA.
GAGGGCGCCGAAGATgttaatgatgatgatgacgactaGGAACACGGCGATCCAGACGCCAACGGAAATATCGGCGTTCCAGTATTGGATGGAAATACCACAGACTGTTAGTTCGAGAGGTAAGACGGAGGCCCATTGCAGCACGTAGTTCCATCCCATGGCGAAACCCCATGAGGGGTCGATGAAGCGGGCTGAGTATGTGTAGAAACTACCAGAGACGGGATACATGATGGCGAGTTCACCGAGCGCGTGGACTGAGTAGGGTGTTAGCAGGTGTTGAGATGGCGCGGGATTGTTTGCGAGAATGAGCCGCAGATCTGAAGGTTCTCATGCATGGAGTCGTCAACTTACCGACGTTGAACATCATCACACCGATAATTAAGAAGTCGACAAAGAGAGATCCAGGTCCCTATTCAATCGCGCATTAGCAAATCAGTTCTCTCAATTGAACGATGAAAAAATAAACTTACGCCATTCGCAAGCGCACCACCAGAACCGACAAAGAAACCAGCACCGATAGAGCCACCAATTGCAATCATGTTAAGATGGCGAGCGCGAATAGGACGCTCCAGCTCAACAATGCCCCATCCATAATGTTGCTTCTTGAACGACTCGAGGTTGAGACCATTACGGGTCATGAAATCAGGATGAGGTTCACAAATGGTAGACTCCTTGGTCATGATCGTGGTGGTACCCTCAAGAGGAGCCTGGGTATGGCCCTTCTCCGCGTCGGAGAAAGGCCCAGCTTCCACCTCCTTGTGCGTATCCGACATTGTTGCCTCTCtacttcaatgttgtagAAGCTGTTTGTCGGCAAGTTAATGAAGCTTTTCACAGCAGGGACAACGTATGAGTCCTCCGAGAACAGACGCGACTAGAGTAAACaggaagcaaaaaaaaaggggaGCCGACAGGTGCGGGAACCACGTCTCATAAAGCTCTTCTGGAAGCTTTTCCCGGTCCTTTCATGCAGGAAAGGGTGGCATTGGGATTAATAAATGATCGGCGACTTCCTCTTCCAACCAAGCAGGCCGGCCATGGTTCAAGCTCGCAGAAGCCATTAGTGTTGATCGAGTTGAAAGCTGGTCACCTGCTTTttgcctggcctggcttTGTGCCGTCGGAGCATCCATCCAAGGTTGGTTGCAAGGAATATCGATTTCATGTGGCCGGGATAATTAGCTTAAGCCAGGTGGCAACAAATGGCGTTTCCAGACGATCAACGAAGGCAACGCGTTGGGGATGGCTTCAGTCCCATAATAGCATGGCGTTTGACGCAGCCGTTGAATGGCTTGAATTGTTATCTGCGCCCGCTTTCATGGCAGATTGAGTGACGACGAGGCTACTCTGCTCCATAATTCCTGACAGAGTACCTGGACGGATATCACTGTGTGTTACAGTATGTTACAGTATCATCGTATCCTCTTGTAAGGCCACGACCATATCTGCTACCCTCAGATGGGGACCCGTAGCCCCCATAATACGCCCGCGCTAGCTTATCATCTCGCCCAGAAAAGAGCacttgaagacgacgggGTGATTTGAAGCGAGGCAACGGGTAACTAACGAGGCAAGGGGGGTCTGGGTTAACCAAAGACCGAGCAAACGGTGTCTCTCTGTGTAAAGTCAGTGGCACAAAGGGACCCGCGTCTTCTCATGTCCCCCAGCAAACGAAGCCGTCTTCCCTGCATCGAGGAAATTGACCCGTCAAAGGGGCCCGCATCCAAGAGGGCCTTTTGGGCAGCTCAAGAGGTGGCGCTAGTGCAGGTGTGACAGGATTGCTGGTTGTGGCGTTATCAGGCCGGCAATTTTGATCCgagttttggtgatggtttgcGGGGGTGGTGGTTTGCGTCAGCATGGGGTGTAAGcaccaagggcaaggatCGGCAACCCGACCAAGGGCCATGGACAGTAGAGTTTGGGAGAAGATTATTTGGGTTGGTGATAAGCTCACTGGGCCGCCTCGCCTTGCCTCGTCTCGCCTCAGAACAGGCTTCGTCGAAGGATGGTGGCGATCCGGATGGACAAGTTTTTTGTGTTTCCAGAGAGCCTCATTTTGACTTGATCCATTTCGTTCTAACTTCTAAAACGgccagaagaagactggaaaGCCAATCTCTTAcctcaaacaccaccaccaatgtCACAACATCCCCAACTCTGGTCCCGTCAGTCCAGCTGGGAAATCGTGGCGTGAAAGTTGACCACTAGGCTTCTGTCCTGCTTCTAGAAGAAGTTTTGTCTCCACGGCGTAGTCCGTCATGGTTCCTtcaccttgaccttgacaacAGGGTCTACGAACTTGGAACTAGGGAGCAATGCCCCAATTTGTCTTTGTTCCGCCCTCAATGAACCGATACACAATCAAATGCCTCATACCCCTATCGGGCCATGAATTCCACATCCGTCACGAACCGCGAATCATGAGTAGATAATGGAGGGAATGTGTCAATGGCTGCAGCCAAGTTGTCGACCTCAAAAGGTTTGACCTACATAACTCTTCGTCACCGTGGACCAAtttggcttcaatggctTGTGTTCCAAACTCCCAACAGAGACAACTTCAAGTAGAAACTCCAAGGTACACGCCAGCCAACTCTAAATGTAAGCCGTCACATGTCACTCGACCATACATGTGCCCATGCTAACTAGGAATCTATCATTAGCCCGAGGTTCACACAATCAACTagcaacctcatcctcattcGTCCTTTAACCTTGTCTTGTCCCCGTTTCTTCCTGACAGTGAATTTGCCCCCACCGGCGTCTGAATTACACCAAAACCTGGTGCAAGTCACCTGGGGAAGAGCACATCAACGACTCCACTGCTCTCTTTAGAATCAGGTTATGTGGACACACACGGGCACGCCGTTCCATGCGGGGTATTAGCCGCTGGGCGTTGAGTCGATGGATCTTGTCCCGCGTTAGTGGCGCGATGAAGAAACATCACGGTACGcattggccaacttggaGGGCGCAAAAAACATATGCCATTCAAGCTGTTCATACTATTGAAAACGGAACACACGGCTCTTTTCCGCTCGCAAGGTTAGAAACAACACCAGTGACAAGGTAGGTTGTCGGCTGGCATAGGCATAAAGTCAAATGTGGTTGTGTAGCTGGCCATCCCTCCCCCCGTTTCGGCCGGTGATTCTGGAAAAGCCAGCTAGTCAGTGTAGAGTCAATAAACGTAATACGAATTCAACCAAGCGTCCATGTTCTCATCCAATAACTATCCTTCCCCATACTTCACGGATATTGTTGGTATCCATTCTGCATCGTTAGTCTACCGGAACTAAAGGTCAACGGTGGATGCGAGGCCAATGTGACCTCCCTTTGATGGGGTCTCCAGAACTGATGCGAGTTCCACATATCCGTCctggagatgttggctgcAGTTGGAGTCTGTCTCCAATTGTGAGCTTCTCGCATTGTGCTGGGGGCGGGAACGACTTTGAACTAGCCCTCAGTTGGAACAAGACACGTTCGGTTCGCCAAGGGTGTTACATCGTCTCGTCTGACATACAGACCCTGTTATGTCGTTTACAGCCAGTTGCCATAAATAAATTAGCATATTTAAAGAAAGTTGTAATGAATCACAACATCTCAGACATGAAGGCAGAATACCGACCAGGGATATGAACGGCAAGGAAACATCTACCATCACGTAAAGAAACGAATAAACAGTTCTAGAAGGCTTCTCTTGGCGCATTCACGTCAATCCGGGATGATTGCGACAAGAGTGCCGCTGTATCCGAAGAACATGACATGGATAATCCAACACTGAGTCAAACTCGAAACTAAACACTGCCGTCGGCTCCGTGAGGCTCTTCCCGAACTCCGCCCAGAGGGCGCAGAATATACAGGAGAAAGCTGTCAGCTATAGGTCACAGCTGAATTCGGTCAAATGAGAAGGATTGAGTTGGTCATCAAGTGTCTTGCCAGCTGGGATACGGTGATCGGGCAGAGATCTGCTCCTCCTCTCCGGCACATCATACATAGATTGATATTGCCTCGGTTCATGGAGAGACAACAGTTCGAAGCAACGCATTGCACCCTCAGAGCTAGTTACTATAACCTTTCGACAAGAAAGTGGTTGATTCTGGTCAACCCAACATGCCACAATGGCAATACTACGTGCAATAAGTGTCTCTCCTCAAAATTGAGGTGGTGGCAACCCTGCAGGTCATTACTCTGCCACAGCTCTCTCCCATGCTCCCGCCTCTGACTTTGATTGACTCACAACATGTTAACCTGACACTGACTGCAACCAAGAACTAAAAGGGCTTCATAAAGACAGTGTTGTGAAACGTATCCCGGTTAATGGTCACATACTACTTTCATGATTTAATAATCTACGCATTTGATCCTCTCAGGCAACATTAACAACCACCGCTTGCCGTACTCCGAAAATCAACACACCCTATACGCTGGAGTACAATCAATTTTTGGCACCACACCATAGTATCGCCGGACTCATATCAGTGCATATACCCGAAGAACCATTTGTTCGATAGAATCAGGCCGCGGCAAACCCGACTTTGTGTTTGGAGCCCAAGGTCTTGCATGATTCAAAAACCCAAACTACGCAACATTTTAGACCGCAGCCATTCGTCATCATAACAACTGTGACCTTAAGACGTCACATTTAATTACAAACAACAACTATTCAAACTCAGGGTTAACCCAAGTTGGGGAACCAGACTTCTCAGATAACCGTCTCCCATATCTATGAAGCAAAGCCAAAACCGGAACGCAAAAGAACAGCGTGATAATGGCATGTCCAGCAAACGTCCAGGTAAATCCAACAGTCTCCACCCACGGGACAATGAAGAACGGATCAACAAACGCAGATAAGTTTAGCATCACCGCGTAGAAAGTCATAGTGGCCATGCTTTGCATGGGATACGCATCGACAACATAGGAGCAGACGGCAGTATTTCCCATTTGGATCCCGGCGCCAACTGTAGCGAGAAGAGTCAGTTGCGGTAAAATAAAGAAGCTTGGCATAACTTACAAATAGCAAAAGCAACTTGACCCACCATCCAGTGGTAGTTGCGGTCAACGCTGACTCCCCAAACGATCAGTCCAACAGCAGTGAGAAGAGCGGCTGGATATGCAAGCCAGAGGCGCATTTCTGGTGTCTTCTGATTGTCATTGCGCTTGGCCAGCTTGATCACAATCAGGTCGCTGAGGCTTCCGGAGCAACAAACTTCGGAGATGAGCGTGCCTACGATGAGACCCAAATAAAGTAGGCTTTATAGGGGTTAGCCAAACTTTTATCCAAATAGTTTGATGAATGACTGCGACTTACCCCTGAATCTGAGGAGAGTACGTCTCGTACGCTACTGGGACCAAAGTAACCACGGATAATACCCACCAATACCAGCCAAAGCAATATGTCATGATGGAGATAGGAACCACAGTGTACTTGAATGTCTTGATGAACCTAACCACTGTATCATACACCTTAGGATGTTGAACTCCAGGGACCGGCTTGACGTTTAGAAACGATAGACCCTTTGTCTTTGGCACGTGAGTGTTGTCAATGGAAGAATGCTCTCCAGCAAACTTTTCTGCACTAGGTTGTATTTCGTTTGTCCCCTGCGACGCTGATAGCATGAGACGTCTCGGATACAAAGTCTCGGGCAGAAAGAATATTTCGGCAAGTAGaatgacgccaaagagaaTAGCAGAAAGCCATTGAATCCAAGCGTAACCAGCAAGATTAACCAGGCCGCCTATCAAAGGTCCAAAGAGGAGACCCAAATCAATTGCCAGCACCCAGAGTCCCACCTTTTGACCACGCTCGTGTTCAAAAAAGAGGTCGTTGATGACAGCCAGGCCGACGTTTGAGGCAGGACTAACACCGAGTCCCTGGAAGAAGCGTGCGGCCATGTATCCAGAGTAGTTCGGTGCAAGAGCAGCACCTACCGTAGAAGCTAGTGCCATGACGGTGCCGAAAATGAGAATAGGGCGACGTCCGATGATATCTGCCACGGAAGCCCACAGCAGGGGGCCGACGGCTAGACCAAGAGCAGGAATGGCGACGGTCCAGTTGATTTGTTCTAAACTGGCTGAGTATTTTTCTTGCAAGTCGGGGAATGAGGGTacggtggtggttgtgatgaaGGTGAACATGAAGTAGCTATGTTGATATTGATCAGCATTCATCAACAGAAGTACTATTGTAATATGATTGCAACGTACATTGCCATAATAATGGACAAAATTACATGTTTCTGAAAGAATGACCAATTCAAAGGGTCGAGATCATCGCCGAGAACTGGCTGGGGAAACAGTTTGAAGCCGTCTTTGCTTAGGACTATCTCCGGTTCTCCATGGCTTGTTGATGCATTGTCGACTGAGCTGCTGGACtctgcagcagctgaagGCTGCT
It encodes the following:
- a CDS encoding MFS transporter (similar to Neosartorya fischeri NRRL 181 XP_001259368.1), which codes for MDISQTTQGDINEKQPSAAAESSSSVDNASTSHGEPEIVLSKDGFKLFPQPVLGDDLDPLNWSFFQKHVILSIIMAIYFMFTFITTTTVPSFPDLQEKYSASLEQINWTVAIPALGLAVGPLLWASVADIIGRRPILIFGTVMALASTVGAALAPNYSGYMAARFFQGLGVSPASNVGLAVINDLFFEHERGQKVGLWVLAIDLGLLFGPLIGGLVNLAGYAWIQWLSAILFGVILLAEIFFLPETLYPRRLMLSASQGTNEIQPSAEKFAGEHSSIDNTHVPKTKGLSFLNVKPVPGVQHPKVYDTVVRFIKTFKYTVVPISIMTYCFGWYWWVLSVVTLVPVAYETYSPQIQGLLYLGLIVGTLISEVCCSGSLSDLIVIKLAKRNDNQKTPEMRLWLAYPAALLTAVGLIVWGVSVDRNYHWMVGQVAFAIFGAGIQMGNTAVCSYVVDAYPMQSMATMTFYAVMLNLSAFVDPFFIVPWVETVGFTWTFAGHAIITLFFCVPVLALLHRYGRRLSEKSGSPTWVNPEFE